A region from the Xenopus laevis strain J_2021 chromosome 4S, Xenopus_laevis_v10.1, whole genome shotgun sequence genome encodes:
- the LOC108715866 gene encoding sodium- and chloride-dependent taurine transporter isoform X2, translating into MPRFYRNWICLYCYCVPAKCVLHCDSCLGCLLPVPVIPRTAAMGSLPPGMEHRELCGRLFQEKQDHVDVNELYQLHLSCYRILGLGFFIPPVCQSGTFIPTNMTGTDVGLRSVVPCRKQNLGDGPLVQRHKVLSLSKGIDDVGVLKWDLALCLLLTWVICFFCIWKGVRSTGKVVYFTATFPFLMLLVLLIRGVTLPGAAEGIKFYLYPDITRLADPQVWIDAGTQIFFSYAICLGAMTSLGSYNKYKYNCYRDCMLLGCLNSGTSFVSGFAIFSVLGFMAQEQGVDIADVAESGPGLAFIAYPKAVSMMPLPSFWAILFFIMLLLLGLDSQFVEVEGQITSLVDLYPSFLRKGYRREIFIAVVCFLSYLLGLTMVTEGGMYVFQLFDYYAASGVCLLWVAFFECVAVAWVYGTDKFYDNIEDMIGYKPGPWMKWSWTVITPLLCVGCFIFSLAKYTPLTYNKYYVYPDWAIGLGWVLALSSMICIPLVMVFRIVHSDGSLIERIKAVTAPREVNRWAKNSEEAAPICTNGGFQTPTHVIVETMI; encoded by the exons GAATTGGATATGCCTCTATTGTTATTGTGTCCCTGCTAAATGTGTACTACATTGTGATTCTTGCCTGGGGTGTTTACTACCTGTTCCAGTCATTCCAAGGACAGCTGCCATGGGCTCTCTGCCAccaggcatggaacacagagagTTGTGTGGAAGACTCTTTCAGGAAAAACAGGACCATGTGGATGTCAATGAACTCTACCAACTTCACCTCTCCTGTTACAGAATTCTGGGA CTTGGCTTCTTCATTCCACCTGTCTGCCAGTCTGGCACCTTCATTCCTACAAACATGACAGGGACAGATGTGGGACTGAGATCAGTTGTCCCTTGCAGAAAGCAGAACTTGGGCGATGGCCCTTTAGTACAGag GCACAAAGTTTTAAGCTTATCAAAGGGAATTGATGATGTTGGAGTACTGAAATGGGATCTAGCCCTGTGTTTGCTGCTGACATGGGTCATCTGTTTCTTCTGCATCTGGAAAGGAGTGAGATCCACAGGCAAG GTGGTTTACTTCACAGCCACGTTCCCCTTTCTCATGCTCCTTGTACTATTGATCCGAGGGGTCACTCTGCCAGGGGCAGCAGAAGGGATTAAGTTCTACTTGTACCCAGACATCACCCGCCTGGCAGATCCTCAG GTATGGATTGATGCTGGGACCCAGATTTTCTTCTCTTATGCCATCTGCTTGGGAGCCATGACCTCCTTGGGCAGTTACAACAAGTACAAGTACAACTGTTACAG GGACTGTATGCTGCTGGGATGCCTCAACAGTGGTACCAGTTTTGTGTCTGGCTTCGCCATTTTTTCCGTCCTGGGCTTCATGGCACAAGAGCAAGGGGTGGACATTGCAGATGTGGCAGAGTCAG GTCCTGGCCTGGCCTTCATTGCTTAccccaaggcagtgtccatgatGCCTCTGCCCTCCTTTTGGGCCATCCTATTCTTTATTATGCTTCTGCTGCTTGGACTGGATAGCCAG tttgTTGAAGTTGAAGGACAGATCACATCTCTAGTTGATCTGTATCCGTCCTTCCTACGGAAGGGTTACCGGCGAGAAATCTTCATCGCTGTAGTGTGTTTCCTCAGCTATCTTCTGGGGTTAACCATGGTTACTGAA GGTGGCATGTACGTGTTCCAACTCTTTGACTACTATGCAGCTAGTGGTGTTTGCCTCCTGTGGGTTGCATTCTTTGAATGCGTTGCTGTAGCCTGGGTTTATG GCACTGATAAATTTTATGATAATATAGAAGATATGATTGGATATAAACCAGGACCATGGATGAAGTGGAGCTGGACTGTGATCACTCCTCTTCTCTGTGTG GGCTGTTTTATATTCTCATTAGCCAAGTATACCCCACTTACCTACAACAAGTATTACGTCTACCCAGACTGGGCAATTGGACTGGGCTGGGTCCTTGCTTTGTCGTCTATGATCTGCATCCCCTTGGTCATGGTGTTCCGCATTGTACATTCTGATGGCTCTCTCATCGAG AGGATCAAAGCTGTTACAGCTCCCAGAGAAGTAAACCGCTGGGCCAAGAATTCAGAAGAAGCTGCTCCAATCTGCACAAATGGAGGCTTTCAAACACCAACACATGTTATTGTGGAGACCATGATATGA